The following are encoded together in the Elusimicrobiota bacterium genome:
- a CDS encoding NADH-quinone oxidoreductase subunit D, giving the protein MKTEERPKELKSDSLFVNLGPQHPSTHGVLRVGLTIEGELITKAVPDIGYLHRGTEKLAEVRGYHHCVVLTDRWDYVSAMPNNLVFCLAAEKLMGLKIPPRANYLRVLMCELNRIASHLLFFGTYGIDIGAFTPFLYAFREREMVLDLFEMCCGARLTYNYIRLGGVMADVSEEWTAKTKEFLGYFKPRLDEYDTLLSFNPIFLARTKEVGKISPQEAVNWALSGPNLRGSGILYDVRKSDPYSSYEEFDFQVPLGKEGSCWDRYFCRILEMRESLRICEQALKALPPGETMATGVAKIPKPAPGEAYAHVEGSRGDLGIYLVSDGQASPYRIHVRAPSFMNLAILEKILVGNKVSDVIAILGSIDIVLGEVDR; this is encoded by the coding sequence ATGAAGACTGAAGAACGGCCAAAGGAGCTCAAGTCGGACTCCCTTTTCGTCAATCTGGGTCCCCAGCACCCCTCGACCCACGGCGTCCTTCGCGTGGGCCTCACCATCGAGGGGGAGCTCATCACCAAGGCCGTTCCGGACATAGGGTACCTTCACCGCGGGACCGAGAAGTTGGCCGAGGTGCGCGGCTACCATCACTGCGTGGTGCTCACCGACCGCTGGGACTATGTCTCGGCCATGCCCAACAATCTGGTCTTCTGCCTGGCCGCGGAAAAACTCATGGGCCTCAAGATACCGCCGCGGGCCAACTATTTGCGCGTGCTCATGTGCGAGTTGAACAGGATCGCCAGCCACCTCCTATTCTTCGGGACCTACGGCATAGACATCGGCGCCTTCACCCCGTTTCTCTACGCCTTCCGCGAGAGGGAGATGGTGCTCGATCTCTTCGAGATGTGCTGCGGGGCCAGGCTCACCTACAACTACATTCGCTTGGGCGGGGTCATGGCGGACGTCTCCGAGGAGTGGACCGCCAAGACCAAGGAATTTCTAGGGTACTTCAAGCCGCGGCTGGACGAGTACGACACTTTGCTCAGCTTCAATCCTATTTTCCTGGCAAGAACCAAGGAAGTAGGGAAAATCTCGCCCCAGGAAGCCGTCAATTGGGCGCTCTCCGGCCCGAACCTTAGGGGTTCGGGCATACTTTACGACGTGCGCAAATCCGATCCCTACTCCAGCTACGAGGAATTCGATTTCCAGGTGCCGCTGGGCAAGGAGGGCTCCTGCTGGGACCGCTACTTCTGCCGCATCCTGGAAATGCGTGAGTCGCTGCGCATCTGCGAGCAAGCCTTGAAAGCCCTGCCCCCGGGCGAGACCATGGCAACGGGGGTCGCCAAAATCCCCAAACCCGCTCCCGGCGAGGCCTACGCCCACGTGGAGGGCTCGCGCGGAGACCTGGGGATTTACCTGGTGTCGGACGGCCAGGCCAGCCCCTACCGCATACACGTGAGGGCTCCTTCCTTCATGAATCTCGCCATTTTGGAGAAGATACTGGTGGGAAACAAGGTCTCCGATGTCATCGCGATTTTGGGCTCGATAGACATTGTCCTCGGGGAGGTGGACCGCTGA
- a CDS encoding NADH-quinone oxidoreductase subunit B, which produces MTKGLPGGELLLTTADYVIDLSRKSSLWPMTFGLACCAIEMMGSYASRFDFDRFGVIPRASPRQADVMIVAGTVVKKMAEPILQIYHQMPEPRFIISMGSCANCGGPYYDSYSVLKGVDRIVPVDVYIAGCPPRPEALQFAVVKLQEKIAKMKLSQGGGASLQQEKGSRDIAAAPGASAA; this is translated from the coding sequence ATGACCAAAGGCCTGCCGGGGGGCGAGCTGCTGCTCACCACTGCGGACTACGTCATCGATTTGAGCCGCAAAAGCTCCCTTTGGCCCATGACCTTCGGCCTGGCCTGCTGCGCCATAGAAATGATGGGCTCCTACGCCTCTCGCTTCGACTTCGACCGCTTCGGGGTCATTCCCCGCGCCAGCCCCCGTCAAGCCGACGTCATGATCGTGGCCGGCACCGTGGTCAAGAAAATGGCCGAGCCCATCCTCCAAATCTACCATCAGATGCCGGAGCCGCGCTTCATCATCTCCATGGGCTCCTGCGCCAACTGCGGCGGGCCCTACTACGACTCTTATTCCGTGCTCAAGGGCGTGGACCGCATCGTTCCCGTGGACGTCTACATCGCGGGCTGCCCACCCCGTCCGGAGGCCCTCCAGTTCGCCGTGGTCAAGCTCCAGGAAAAAATAGCCAAAATGAAGCTCTCCCAAGGAGGGGGCGCCTCCCTCCAGCAGGAGAAGGGCAGCCGTGATATAGCCGCTGCTCCCGGCGCAAGCGCTGCATGA
- a CDS encoding NADH-quinone oxidoreductase subunit A — MMSAYAAVYVFVLLAVAFAAATLIAAKLLRPSVSYARKTSTYECGMEAVGTTEARLNIRFYLFALLFVIFDVETLYVYPWAVTAKEIGPLAIAEMAVFLAILFLGLGYAWAKGALVWE, encoded by the coding sequence ATGATGAGCGCCTACGCCGCGGTGTACGTTTTCGTGCTCTTGGCCGTGGCCTTCGCCGCGGCGACCTTGATCGCTGCCAAGCTCCTGCGCCCGAGTGTGAGCTACGCGCGAAAGACCAGCACCTACGAGTGCGGCATGGAGGCCGTGGGCACCACCGAGGCCAGGCTCAACATCCGCTTTTACCTGTTCGCCCTCCTCTTCGTCATATTCGATGTCGAGACCCTCTACGTCTACCCTTGGGCCGTGACCGCCAAGGAGATCGGCCCTCTGGCCATAGCGGAGATGGCGGTGTTTTTAGCCATACTCTTCCTGGGCCTGGGCTACGCCTGGGCCAAAGGGGCCCTTGTCTGGGAGTGA
- the nuoH gene encoding NADH-quinone oxidoreductase subunit NuoH, giving the protein MTEATPTPPAPKPSPAPAAAKPAPAPKIAMPTPVLNHSAGKLLTTTRYWPTELWANPWASPNYRRGALMLAAIIGGVLLTGAAVGELSRWGDKIYALIGAFVASQGWPQNTAEGAWILLKALIVLHVILINGLWAIWWERKISAHIQSRVGPTYSGGFHGWAQTIFDGIKLLLKEDITPDAADKWVHALAPGIVVAPVVVAFAPVSFGTQLSAANIDIGVLYVFAFAGISVIGIVMAGWASGNKYSLLGGLRAAAQIVSYELPRAFSVVPVLMLAGSLNLEAIALAQAGYWHGLVPRWFLFYPVVGQIAFLIFLIASVAETNRTPFDIPEAESELVSGFHTEYSGMKWSIFFLAEYGYVLLASFLLATFFLGGGAPPLAQLGFIPSWIWMLAKALLMMFIFLWTRWTFPRLRADQLMDFNWKFLLPWSFANIALAGAYLLL; this is encoded by the coding sequence ATGACCGAAGCGACCCCGACGCCTCCGGCCCCCAAGCCATCCCCCGCCCCCGCGGCGGCCAAGCCCGCTCCGGCGCCCAAAATCGCCATGCCCACGCCCGTCTTGAACCATTCCGCCGGCAAACTCTTGACCACGACCCGCTACTGGCCGACCGAGCTTTGGGCCAACCCCTGGGCGAGCCCGAATTACCGACGCGGCGCGCTGATGCTGGCCGCGATCATCGGCGGCGTTCTGCTTACTGGCGCCGCCGTGGGAGAGCTGTCTCGATGGGGAGATAAAATATACGCCCTAATTGGGGCATTCGTCGCTTCCCAGGGTTGGCCCCAGAACACCGCCGAGGGCGCTTGGATTCTTCTTAAAGCCCTGATCGTACTGCACGTCATACTAATCAACGGCCTTTGGGCCATCTGGTGGGAGCGAAAGATCTCGGCCCACATCCAATCCCGGGTGGGCCCGACCTACTCCGGAGGCTTCCACGGCTGGGCCCAAACCATTTTCGATGGGATCAAGCTCTTACTAAAGGAAGACATCACCCCGGACGCCGCCGACAAGTGGGTGCACGCCCTGGCCCCGGGCATCGTGGTAGCACCAGTGGTCGTGGCCTTCGCCCCGGTTTCCTTCGGCACGCAGCTCTCTGCCGCCAACATCGACATCGGAGTCCTCTACGTCTTCGCTTTCGCGGGCATTTCTGTGATCGGCATCGTGATGGCGGGCTGGGCGTCGGGAAACAAGTATTCCCTGCTCGGAGGCCTGCGGGCGGCGGCCCAGATCGTGAGCTACGAGCTGCCGCGCGCCTTCTCCGTGGTTCCGGTGCTGATGTTGGCGGGCTCGCTCAACCTGGAGGCCATCGCCCTCGCTCAGGCCGGCTACTGGCACGGGCTCGTGCCCCGCTGGTTCCTGTTCTATCCCGTGGTCGGGCAGATCGCTTTCCTCATATTCCTTATCGCATCCGTGGCCGAGACCAACCGTACGCCCTTCGACATTCCCGAGGCCGAGTCGGAGCTCGTCTCGGGATTTCACACCGAATACTCGGGGATGAAATGGTCCATTTTCTTCCTGGCCGAGTATGGCTACGTGCTCCTGGCATCCTTCCTTTTGGCGACCTTCTTCCTGGGGGGAGGAGCACCTCCCCTTGCCCAGCTCGGCTTCATCCCGAGCTGGATCTGGATGCTGGCCAAGGCCCTGCTCATGATGTTCATCTTCCTATGGACACGATGGACCTTCCCGCGCTTGAGGGCCGATCAATTGATGGATTTCAATTGGAAATTCCTCCTGCCTTGGTCCTTCGCCAACATCGCCCTGGCCGGAGCCTATCTGCTGCTATGA
- a CDS encoding SAM-dependent methyltransferase, whose amino-acid sequence MQTFRDYMEAALYDPERGYYERRIPRQDFYTAPELHPAFAGVLSQELVRRLVSLKEDGVPGPYSLVEMGSSSVSLSRDILKNLKERHPNLAPQLRYILVERAREKLLESVLALSASHEHILGYSRLEDILPCSGVFFSNELVDAFPVHLLEKREGEIHEVYVEANGSTALAGLSSPELKAHAQSMTDNLQEGERHAVNLEAHRWLKTVSAKLKAGYLLTIDYGKRFTGTPNPPRAFFRHHTDAKVAERPGEKDITASVDFEALILEGGKLGLELECYSTLGRFLVEGGIERWLPDSLEESASSSQYKSRAKIKTLLHPEGMGEVFKVLVQKKRELAP is encoded by the coding sequence ATGCAGACGTTCAGGGACTACATGGAGGCCGCGCTTTATGATCCGGAGCGCGGCTATTACGAGCGCCGAATCCCCAGGCAGGATTTCTATACCGCTCCCGAGTTGCACCCCGCTTTCGCGGGGGTGCTGAGCCAGGAGCTTGTCCGTAGACTTGTCTCCTTAAAAGAGGATGGAGTCCCGGGGCCTTACTCTTTGGTGGAGATGGGCTCAAGCAGTGTATCTCTCTCGAGAGATATCCTGAAAAATCTCAAGGAAAGGCACCCCAACCTCGCGCCCCAGTTGCGCTACATCCTAGTAGAGCGCGCAAGGGAGAAACTCCTGGAGAGCGTCTTGGCGCTTTCAGCCTCCCACGAGCATATACTGGGTTACAGCAGGCTCGAGGACATCCTGCCCTGCAGCGGGGTATTCTTCTCCAATGAGCTCGTGGACGCCTTCCCGGTCCATCTCCTCGAGAAGCGGGAGGGGGAAATTCACGAGGTCTACGTGGAAGCCAATGGCAGCACCGCCCTTGCCGGCCTATCAAGCCCCGAGCTCAAGGCCCACGCTCAAAGCATGACGGACAATTTGCAGGAGGGGGAGCGTCACGCCGTCAACCTCGAGGCCCATCGCTGGCTCAAGACCGTCTCGGCCAAACTCAAGGCCGGCTATCTTCTGACCATCGACTACGGAAAGCGCTTCACCGGCACCCCGAACCCCCCGCGCGCCTTCTTCAGGCATCACACCGACGCCAAAGTGGCCGAGCGCCCCGGGGAAAAGGACATCACGGCCTCCGTGGACTTCGAGGCCTTGATCCTGGAGGGGGGCAAGCTCGGGCTCGAGCTCGAGTGCTACTCCACCTTGGGCCGCTTCCTGGTGGAGGGAGGCATCGAGCGTTGGCTCCCGGATTCCTTGGAAGAGTCAGCCTCTTCCTCGCAATATAAATCCCGGGCAAAGATCAAGACCCTGCTCCATCCCGAGGGAATGGGGGAGGTCTTCAAGGTCCTGGTCCAGAAAAAGCGGGAGCTCGCGCCATGA
- a CDS encoding NADH-quinone oxidoreductase subunit C: protein MTREELLAAVCAKMPNLERAQIPVRDYITLRLKSPEELIPTVSLLKESLGFDYLEMITTVDWLGPVNPKGYIANPNPNVFLPEGAVPQNFPGATPNVGYRPTFDMLWTLANLKEKAWVFLRLEIPRDNPDVPSLAGLFQAADWQERETFDLMGVRFEGHPNLVKILTPDFIQGHPLRKDYVHVKDKYDED, encoded by the coding sequence ATGACGCGGGAAGAGCTGCTCGCCGCCGTCTGCGCTAAGATGCCGAATCTGGAAAGGGCTCAAATCCCTGTGAGGGACTACATCACCCTCCGCCTCAAATCCCCGGAGGAATTGATTCCAACCGTCTCCCTCCTCAAGGAGAGTCTTGGATTCGATTATCTCGAGATGATCACCACCGTGGATTGGCTGGGGCCGGTGAACCCCAAGGGCTACATCGCCAATCCCAATCCCAACGTTTTCCTGCCGGAGGGGGCGGTGCCCCAAAATTTCCCCGGTGCCACTCCCAACGTCGGCTACCGCCCGACCTTCGATATGCTCTGGACCTTGGCCAATCTCAAGGAGAAGGCCTGGGTGTTCCTGCGCCTGGAAATTCCCCGCGACAACCCCGATGTCCCGAGCTTGGCGGGCCTCTTCCAGGCCGCGGATTGGCAGGAGCGCGAGACTTTCGACCTCATGGGAGTCCGATTCGAGGGGCACCCGAACCTCGTCAAGATACTGACCCCCGATTTCATCCAGGGACATCCCCTGCGCAAGGATTACGTCCACGTCAAGGACAAGTACGATGAAGACTGA